One Keratinibaculum paraultunense genomic window carries:
- a CDS encoding prepilin-type N-terminal cleavage/methylation domain-containing protein — MKIFKWEKGFTLVELMIIVSLVAIIFLVSYNLIFISLNSFGFVNSSFNTSEDVRIFLNEIKKEANEAKKAVEDENIGPIYRVNEQELHIYTTTNKGKPKLIIYKLENDKLKKYEKEATNDSYPYEFKNTFKNEKVVLSNIINDDIFGEVESLKEIRNLQEGEDHRVKVRMTIKIDTGKDSAPIEIDTYLVSKSRSKFE, encoded by the coding sequence ATGAAAATATTTAAGTGGGAAAAAGGATTTACTTTAGTAGAATTAATGATTATAGTATCATTAGTTGCTATAATATTTTTAGTATCTTATAATTTAATATTTATTTCTTTAAATAGTTTTGGATTTGTGAATAGTAGTTTTAATACTTCCGAAGATGTACGAATTTTTTTAAATGAAATAAAAAAGGAAGCAAATGAAGCAAAAAAAGCTGTAGAAGATGAAAATATAGGACCTATTTATAGAGTGAATGAACAGGAACTTCATATATATACAACTACAAATAAAGGAAAACCAAAATTAATAATATATAAATTAGAAAATGATAAATTAAAAAAATATGAAAAAGAAGCTACTAATGATAGCTATCCATATGAATTTAAAAATACATTTAAAAACGAAAAAGTGGTTTTATCCAATATAATAAATGATGATATTTTTGGAGAAGTAGAATCTTTAAAGGAGATACGAAATCTTCAAGAAGGAGAAGACCATAGGGTAAAGGTGAGAATGACTATAAAAATTGATACTGGAAAAGATAGTGCCCCTATAGAAATAGATACTTACTTAGTATCTAAAAGTAGAAGTAAATTTGAATGA
- a CDS encoding pilus assembly PilX N-terminal domain-containing protein yields the protein MYIKDNRGITLPVVLLALMLLIVFGITTLFMTSSQAKFNYRDDSSKKALEYAEAGYNDYLWHLNDDVNFYGTERHEKMMNVPIKYQEGYYMLDVTKPSDKDRFVTIKSTGWTDDNPDIKRTVAAKIRKKQFVHHVYVSNSDGENIWWTTGDECHGPYHTNGDLYIQKHPIFYDTVSYSGKLKKGTEYNPDFKVKEPKQPEFLEGGLEFPKSNSRLKEWAEKDDMVFYGRTCIYLDGDKIKIRNGNAKLEEIETIPISNIKNKVIYVDNKENWKDNKFDLDAGNIFISGKLKGKLTIASANNIYITATDPTYWYDEEDKNHRNPPETYPKGSSKDGIPYGITYSNTTFSPENLSCWDENKGIWTRYAKGDDMLGLIAQNDIMILHYGWPRYMEGEEDYYNKPYWNYKWRKRILGNWLKESFIYDVAPENMTIHASLFAVNGGFGYEAYDVPDEYNWWGPIYTKKGNITLWGNITQWERKAVGIINTSGYNKRYAHDPRMFYDYPPHILEPINVGWEIHDWKEVDEHVKEK from the coding sequence ATGTATATAAAAGACAATAGAGGTATAACTTTACCTGTGGTTTTATTGGCTTTAATGCTTTTAATTGTCTTTGGAATTACCACATTATTTATGACCTCCAGTCAAGCTAAATTTAATTATAGGGATGATAGTTCCAAAAAAGCTCTAGAATATGCAGAAGCAGGATATAATGATTATTTATGGCATTTAAATGATGATGTAAATTTTTATGGTACAGAAAGACATGAAAAAATGATGAATGTACCAATTAAATATCAAGAAGGCTATTATATGTTAGATGTTACTAAACCTAGTGATAAAGATAGATTTGTTACTATAAAATCTACTGGTTGGACTGATGATAATCCTGATATAAAAAGAACTGTAGCAGCTAAAATAAGGAAAAAACAATTTGTCCATCATGTTTATGTAAGTAATAGTGATGGGGAAAACATTTGGTGGACTACTGGAGATGAGTGTCATGGTCCTTATCATACCAATGGAGATCTTTATATACAAAAACATCCAATCTTTTATGATACTGTTTCTTACAGTGGAAAGCTCAAGAAGGGAACTGAATATAATCCAGATTTTAAAGTAAAAGAACCTAAACAACCAGAATTTTTAGAAGGTGGATTAGAATTTCCTAAAAGTAATAGTAGGTTAAAAGAATGGGCTGAAAAAGATGATATGGTTTTTTATGGAAGAACATGTATATATTTAGATGGAGATAAAATAAAAATTAGAAATGGAAATGCTAAACTAGAAGAAATAGAGACAATACCTATTTCAAATATAAAAAACAAAGTTATATATGTAGATAATAAGGAAAACTGGAAAGATAATAAATTTGATTTAGATGCTGGAAATATATTTATTTCTGGTAAATTAAAAGGAAAGTTAACTATAGCTTCTGCTAATAATATATATATTACTGCAACAGATCCTACCTATTGGTATGATGAAGAGGATAAAAACCATAGAAATCCTCCTGAAACCTATCCAAAGGGTAGTTCTAAAGATGGTATTCCTTATGGTATCACATATTCAAATACCACTTTTTCACCAGAGAATCTATCTTGCTGGGATGAAAATAAAGGAATATGGACAAGATATGCCAAAGGTGATGATATGCTAGGATTAATAGCACAAAATGATATAATGATACTTCATTATGGCTGGCCTAGATACATGGAGGGGGAAGAAGATTATTATAATAAGCCTTATTGGAATTATAAATGGAGAAAGAGAATTTTGGGGAACTGGTTAAAGGAAAGTTTTATTTATGATGTAGCTCCTGAAAATATGACTATTCATGCTTCTCTATTTGCAGTAAATGGAGGTTTTGGTTATGAAGCTTATGATGTGCCGGATGAATATAATTGGTGGGGACCAATATATACAAAAAAAGGAAACATTACCCTTTGGGGTAATATTACTCAATGGGAAAGAAAAGCTGTAGGCATTATAAATACATCAGGCTACAACAAAAGATATGCTCATGATCCTCGTATGTTTTATGATTATCCTCCTCATATATTAGAACCAATAAATGTGGGGTGGGAAATTCATGATTGGAAAGAAGTAGATGAGCATGTAAAAGAGAAATAA
- the pilM gene encoding type IV pilus assembly protein PilM, producing the protein MNLKTIFPKKKVLSIDIGSYEIKVVEGKETKNGVKVDNHFSILTPEDAYMDGEILDKDLIYYVLNEKIKNKKIRTKDVYLTINSSSIITREVTIPKVEEEEIENILKFQIEEYIPTESKDYVVQYKIIDNMYQDNVEKLNVLLIAVPQDIIECHFQLIKDLDLNPLVLDYQPNSIAKVIKTNSFVNNTYPTENITFAAIDLGYNNTKVSIIQNGVIIVSRIIEMGMKHIDQNILNFFNYTFEELEEKKLEIVDISRIEEKYDDYNRLVNIVRNSIENLNDRIDIVFRYYLSREVDNKINIILLYGGGANIGGLPSLFSNYFDIPTIKVESFDNIVFSGNMSKYINSIGSIIRLEV; encoded by the coding sequence TTGAATTTAAAAACAATTTTTCCTAAAAAAAAGGTTTTATCTATTGATATAGGTTCTTATGAAATAAAAGTAGTTGAAGGAAAAGAAACTAAAAATGGTGTTAAAGTAGACAATCACTTTTCTATACTAACTCCTGAAGATGCTTATATGGATGGAGAAATATTGGACAAGGATTTAATTTATTATGTATTGAATGAGAAAATTAAAAACAAAAAAATAAGAACTAAGGATGTTTATCTTACTATAAACAGTTCTTCAATAATAACCAGGGAAGTAACTATTCCTAAAGTGGAGGAGGAAGAAATAGAAAATATATTAAAGTTTCAAATTGAAGAGTATATCCCGACGGAGTCAAAAGACTATGTGGTACAGTATAAAATTATTGATAATATGTACCAAGATAATGTTGAGAAATTAAATGTACTTCTTATAGCAGTTCCACAGGATATAATAGAATGTCATTTTCAATTAATTAAAGATTTGGATTTAAATCCATTAGTTTTGGATTATCAACCTAATTCTATTGCTAAAGTTATTAAAACCAATTCCTTTGTAAATAACACTTATCCTACAGAAAACATAACTTTTGCTGCAATAGATCTAGGATATAATAATACAAAAGTTTCTATAATACAAAATGGAGTAATAATAGTAAGTAGGATTATAGAAATGGGAATGAAACATATAGATCAAAATATTTTAAATTTTTTTAATTATACATTTGAGGAATTAGAAGAAAAAAAATTAGAAATAGTGGATATTAGTCGTATAGAAGAAAAATATGATGATTACAATAGATTAGTAAATATTGTTAGAAACTCTATTGAAAATTTAAACGATAGAATAGATATTGTATTTCGTTATTATTTATCTAGGGAAGTAGACAATAAAATTAATATCATATTATTATATGGTGGAGGAGCTAATATTGGTGGTTTACCTAGCTTGTTTTCAAACTATTTTGATATCCCCACTATAAAAGTTGAATCTTTTGATAATATAGTTTTTTCAGGAAATATGAGTAAATATATAAATTCCATAGGATCTATAATTAGATTAGAGGTGTAG
- a CDS encoding PilN domain-containing protein produces the protein MKDLNFFEPYLEKKKLSINRKYIYIILGALFASFVLSYTIFSQIKIRQINKDIEKLEATINDEKINKKVEDIKNKKEEIEKFKQSLEKLKSIDNIIEEEDVITTYLIKDITSKMPKDVFFTSIGIYPDSIQMIGVAKDKYSIAELGKNLDTVEEFKEIFIENISFEEGNYIFNLNINLKEDVNTDEEPIDEESGDSEDEQNSNEE, from the coding sequence ATGAAAGATTTGAATTTTTTCGAACCTTATTTAGAAAAAAAGAAGTTGAGTATAAACAGAAAGTATATATATATAATACTTGGTGCATTATTTGCATCTTTTGTACTTTCTTATACTATATTTAGCCAAATAAAAATTAGGCAAATCAACAAGGATATAGAAAAATTGGAAGCAACTATTAATGATGAAAAGATAAATAAAAAGGTGGAAGATATAAAAAATAAAAAGGAGGAAATAGAGAAATTCAAACAGTCATTAGAAAAGTTAAAATCTATAGATAATATTATTGAGGAAGAAGATGTTATAACTACATATTTAATTAAGGACATAACTTCTAAAATGCCTAAAGATGTGTTTTTTACTTCAATTGGTATATATCCTGATAGTATTCAAATGATTGGTGTTGCAAAGGACAAGTATTCTATAGCAGAACTAGGTAAAAATTTAGATACGGTAGAAGAATTTAAAGAGATATTTATAGAAAATATCTCCTTTGAAGAAGGAAATTATATTTTTAACTTAAATATAAATCTAAAGGAGGATGTGAATACAGATGAAGAACCCATTGACGAAGAATCTGGAGATTCTGAAGATGAACAGAACTCTAACGAAGAATGA
- a CDS encoding LysM peptidoglycan-binding domain-containing protein, which yields MNRTLTKNEQILLTILIIVIIFIVTFRFVLTPQASKLEELKEQRLAYEEEIAQINTLLKSERNIDKEWMELHNEEAIIHNKYFPAIDQPEIINLLNDILNDTEIDILDIHFDRPSEEQIGESIVKTINVNIPYKCKFENLISVIDGINSSPKKMLISNLIMDKDTDGKLVGNILLKVYALEGIIEDIKETSSMIGVEGGKLNPFEIYDGYVQKNLNENITKESVDIDNNSSIEDMDKNSKITSNSPNFSIPGKTFSNEEPVKEILEDFEEKDVYFIPSHKYIKGHVSKSNNSKSNKHSLRLEYNILALEDENRAYIDLTDKSIILKYPPTSIGIWVYSYSYSPSTLGYILKEQYGEKLIETELSKGIDWVGWKYIEASPPQDISLYPLQLEKIYIETNKDDYGVLLIDELGAKYPNSMNDMKKFTFYIVEPGDTLRKISTKNYGNPNKVDLIMKHNEIKSDNDLWIGKILVIPK from the coding sequence ATGAACAGAACTCTAACGAAGAATGAGCAAATATTATTAACTATTTTAATTATAGTGATTATTTTTATAGTAACCTTTAGATTTGTTCTTACACCCCAAGCCAGTAAATTGGAAGAATTGAAAGAACAGAGATTAGCTTATGAAGAAGAGATAGCTCAAATAAATACTTTACTTAAAAGTGAAAGAAACATAGATAAGGAATGGATGGAATTACATAATGAAGAAGCTATAATACATAATAAATATTTTCCTGCTATAGATCAGCCAGAAATAATAAATTTATTAAATGATATATTAAATGATACAGAAATTGATATATTAGACATACATTTTGATAGACCTAGTGAAGAACAAATTGGAGAATCAATTGTAAAAACTATAAATGTAAATATTCCTTATAAATGTAAATTTGAGAATCTTATATCTGTCATAGATGGAATTAATTCTAGTCCTAAAAAAATGTTAATATCTAATTTAATTATGGATAAAGATACAGATGGCAAATTGGTTGGTAATATTTTATTAAAGGTGTATGCTTTAGAAGGGATTATAGAAGATATTAAAGAAACAAGTAGTATGATTGGAGTAGAGGGAGGAAAACTAAATCCTTTTGAAATATATGATGGATATGTTCAAAAAAATTTAAATGAAAATATAACTAAAGAAAGTGTTGATATTGATAATAACAGTTCTATTGAGGATATGGATAAAAATAGTAAAATCACTTCAAATTCTCCTAATTTTTCTATACCAGGAAAAACTTTTTCGAATGAAGAGCCTGTTAAGGAAATACTGGAGGACTTTGAAGAAAAAGATGTATATTTTATTCCATCTCATAAATATATAAAGGGACATGTTTCTAAATCTAATAATTCTAAATCTAACAAACATTCTTTACGTTTAGAGTATAATATATTAGCATTAGAAGATGAAAATAGAGCTTATATAGATCTTACAGATAAAAGTATAATATTAAAATATCCACCAACATCAATTGGCATATGGGTTTATTCCTATTCCTATTCACCGTCTACTTTAGGCTATATATTAAAGGAGCAATATGGAGAAAAACTAATAGAAACAGAGCTATCTAAAGGTATAGATTGGGTTGGATGGAAGTATATAGAAGCTAGTCCGCCTCAGGATATATCTCTATATCCACTACAATTAGAAAAAATATATATAGAAACAAATAAAGATGATTATGGAGTATTATTAATAGATGAATTAGGGGCAAAATATCCTAATTCTATGAATGATATGAAAAAGTTTACTTTTTATATAGTGGAGCCAGGAGATACTTTAAGAAAGATAAGTACGAAAAATTATGGTAATCCTAATAAGGTGGATTTAATAATGAAGCATAATGAAATTAAATCTGATAATGATCTATGGATTGGTAAAATATTAGTAATACCTAAATAG
- a CDS encoding S-layer homology domain-containing protein, which produces MRVFKRIAILILFVLIISNISIVYGANSASDDLDDIKQKAFLLGVIDGKTEGSKGNKDTPYYRFLPRDEEIIYRFEEEYGLKYDEQYEEHIIESYIQGFEIGYNLETGRKDDKGRGDKQKEEKIEYVDDLAKTLGEIYGYRDFYDGKKSNWSRAIPSSKTIIDMYNLNNETGEFRNSFLKNFREKFKEGYEEGYKKANFEPIKISYEEGIKDGEYFGNIFGKIYGVKDYFDGKSLNYKRNLPSDTVIIREYSLNRDSSEYREGFLIGFKREYEKSYNDNYRTVNSEKHKKSYEEGYEHGKTVGTKVGETNAIMDYYLKLDNNWERHDTNSYTIIKENNLMLESDRYRDGFISGYKEGLMEGYTTTFQNLNIDVISEKIIVDTIPTSGGEISNLNNTIYLNVEKGTYYNPVVISIDILPDSLFSIDKQYIKASEFYKVDIKNKSFEADNNKDIELKFEYYGDEKGGIYKLVDNNWFYLPSSIEEGFIVTKLKPKSFSKGENTFVVLIDKNATIFYDIRGHWAKDEINAFARRGIISGYGDGTFKPNKDLSRGEFLSILSKVYKWDIKSISDDTAKKFKDYNTFKSYKDVINYAVNKNYIQGYSDNTFKPNNPITYKEVETVMQRITNNKNFRWYNTSAKILYDKGYRCKSYDSMNNRITRAEVVYMLYLINEWKY; this is translated from the coding sequence ATGAGAGTATTTAAAAGAATAGCTATTTTAATTTTATTTGTATTAATTATTAGTAATATTTCTATTGTTTATGGAGCAAATTCAGCAAGTGATGATTTAGATGATATAAAGCAAAAAGCATTTTTATTAGGTGTTATAGATGGTAAAACAGAAGGTTCTAAAGGGAATAAGGACACACCTTATTATAGATTTTTACCTAGAGATGAAGAAATAATATATAGATTTGAAGAAGAGTATGGCTTGAAATACGATGAACAATATGAAGAGCATATAATAGAAAGTTATATTCAAGGATTTGAAATTGGATATAACCTTGAAACTGGTCGTAAAGATGATAAAGGAAGAGGGGATAAACAAAAGGAAGAAAAAATAGAATATGTCGATGATTTAGCTAAAACTTTAGGAGAAATTTATGGATATAGGGATTTTTATGATGGGAAAAAATCCAATTGGAGTAGGGCAATTCCATCTAGTAAAACTATAATAGATATGTATAATTTAAATAATGAAACTGGAGAATTTAGGAATAGTTTTTTAAAAAATTTTAGAGAAAAATTTAAAGAAGGATATGAAGAAGGATATAAAAAAGCTAATTTTGAGCCTATAAAAATTTCTTATGAAGAAGGTATAAAGGATGGTGAATATTTTGGTAATATATTTGGGAAAATTTATGGTGTTAAAGATTATTTTGATGGTAAATCATTAAATTATAAACGTAATTTACCTTCAGATACAGTTATTATAAGGGAATATTCATTGAATAGAGATTCTTCAGAGTATAGAGAGGGATTTTTAATTGGTTTCAAAAGAGAATATGAGAAAAGTTATAATGACAATTATAGAACTGTGAATTCAGAAAAACATAAAAAAAGCTATGAAGAAGGGTACGAGCATGGTAAAACTGTAGGTACAAAAGTTGGGGAAACTAATGCTATAATGGATTATTATTTAAAGTTAGATAATAATTGGGAAAGACATGATACTAATTCATATACGATTATAAAAGAAAATAATCTTATGTTAGAATCAGATAGATACAGAGATGGCTTCATTAGCGGATATAAAGAAGGTTTAATGGAGGGATATACAACTACTTTTCAAAATTTAAATATAGATGTTATATCTGAAAAAATCATAGTAGATACTATTCCTACTTCTGGTGGCGAAATATCTAATTTAAATAATACTATATATTTAAATGTAGAAAAAGGTACTTATTATAATCCAGTTGTCATTTCTATAGATATATTGCCAGATAGTTTATTTTCAATAGATAAGCAATATATCAAAGCATCTGAATTTTATAAAGTAGATATAAAAAATAAATCTTTTGAAGCAGATAACAATAAAGACATTGAGTTAAAATTTGAATATTATGGAGATGAAAAAGGGGGTATATATAAATTAGTAGATAATAACTGGTTTTATTTGCCATCATCTATAGAAGAAGGCTTTATTGTTACTAAATTGAAACCTAAATCTTTTTCAAAAGGGGAAAATACCTTTGTTGTTTTAATTGATAAGAATGCTACTATTTTTTATGACATAAGGGGGCATTGGGCAAAGGATGAGATAAATGCTTTTGCAAGAAGAGGTATTATTTCTGGATATGGAGATGGTACCTTTAAACCAAATAAGGATTTGTCTAGAGGAGAGTTTCTTTCTATATTAAGCAAAGTGTATAAGTGGGATATTAAATCTATATCAGATGATACTGCTAAAAAGTTTAAGGATTATAATACTTTTAAATCCTATAAAGATGTAATCAATTATGCTGTAAATAAGAATTACATCCAAGGATATTCTGATAATACCTTTAAACCTAACAATCCTATTACTTATAAAGAAGTAGAAACAGTAATGCAAAGAATTACTAATAATAAAAACTTTCGTTGGTATAACACCTCCGCTAAAATATTATATGATAAGGGATATAGGTGTAAATCTTACGACAGCATGAATAATCGTATAACTAGAGCAGAAGTAGTATATATGCTATATTTGATAAATGAATGGAAATATTAA
- a CDS encoding prepilin-type N-terminal cleavage/methylation domain-containing protein has product MNIKGFTLVELILVISILGVILLIPMLKGNIALNYKEKFELKTFKKDIEYARNKAITDVCCYSVILNFNKNCYIIKKHDKIEVTLKKYEFESGIRLIGSKNLGTQISFGYLGTPIKAGTIYLEDKNGNKIEIAITPATGKVNIYFK; this is encoded by the coding sequence ATGAATATAAAGGGATTTACACTAGTAGAATTAATTTTAGTAATTAGTATATTAGGAGTAATTTTACTTATACCAATGTTAAAAGGAAATATTGCTTTAAACTATAAAGAAAAATTTGAATTAAAAACTTTTAAAAAAGATATAGAATATGCAAGAAATAAAGCTATAACAGATGTATGTTGTTATAGTGTTATATTAAACTTTAATAAGAATTGTTATATTATAAAAAAACATGATAAAATAGAAGTTACTTTAAAAAAATATGAATTTGAAAGTGGAATAAGATTAATTGGTAGTAAAAATTTAGGTACTCAAATAAGTTTTGGATATCTAGGTACACCAATTAAAGCAGGTACTATATATCTTGAAGATAAAAATGGCAATAAGATTGAAATAGCTATTACACCAGCTACTGGAAAAGTAAATATATATTTTAAATAA
- a CDS encoding prepilin-type N-terminal cleavage/methylation domain-containing protein codes for MNNKGFTFIEILVGLFLLGLLTVTYYPIINTSIYNLQLSKNKMEMINIAESTIEQLKSFNYNKTKEDEYLFDMQTISLINELVNKKSHTISLPLNKNDNHWGYTCIIQKEEKLKNFWKIRVTVSSIQKEQKLENVTIEAFMALPSKKENKFN; via the coding sequence ATGAATAATAAAGGCTTCACATTTATTGAAATATTAGTTGGATTATTTTTACTAGGATTGTTGACAGTTACTTATTATCCTATTATAAATACATCTATTTATAATTTACAACTTTCAAAGAATAAAATGGAAATGATAAATATTGCAGAATCTACTATTGAGCAATTAAAGTCTTTTAATTATAATAAAACTAAAGAAGATGAGTATTTGTTTGATATGCAGACTATATCTTTAATAAACGAATTAGTAAATAAAAAATCTCATACTATTAGCTTGCCACTAAATAAAAATGATAATCACTGGGGCTATACATGTATTATACAGAAAGAAGAGAAATTAAAAAATTTTTGGAAAATAAGAGTAACCGTATCATCTATTCAAAAGGAGCAGAAACTCGAAAATGTTACTATTGAAGCTTTTATGGCACTTCCATCAAAAAAAGAAAACAAATTCAATTAA
- a CDS encoding prepilin-type N-terminal cleavage/methylation domain-containing protein, producing MLLLKLLWHFHQKKKTNSINVKGFTLIEVLLTIAIISILTTICYSILKYTTMVCRKEDMEDDVLLNGKYAIEHIKKEIQTADKIINIDNFKGLSDKYDKNIGFVIFHYFPEKELKYNYSTYYLKNNSIYRIAINTNSKSYPIGNAFGGHNKVADYVVSIDGTSINFNSNIIELFFILQNIYGGNTVFNVKITARCPVVH from the coding sequence ATGTTACTATTGAAGCTTTTATGGCACTTCCATCAAAAAAAGAAAACAAATTCAATTAATGTAAAAGGTTTTACATTAATTGAAGTACTTTTAACCATAGCTATTATTTCTATTCTTACTACAATATGTTATTCTATACTCAAGTATACAACTATGGTTTGTAGAAAAGAAGATATGGAAGACGATGTACTTTTAAATGGTAAATATGCTATTGAACATATAAAAAAAGAAATACAAACTGCAGATAAAATAATTAATATAGATAATTTTAAAGGATTGAGTGATAAGTATGATAAAAACATAGGCTTTGTGATATTTCACTATTTTCCAGAGAAAGAATTAAAATACAATTATTCAACTTATTATTTAAAAAATAATAGTATTTATAGGATAGCCATTAATACAAATTCAAAATCTTATCCTATAGGAAATGCTTTTGGAGGACATAATAAAGTTGCAGATTATGTTGTTTCAATAGATGGGACAAGCATTAATTTTAATTCTAATATTATAGAACTATTTTTTATTCTTCAAAATATTTATGGAGGAAATACAGTATTTAATGTAAAAATTACCGCTAGATGTCCTGTTGTACATTAA
- a CDS encoding late competence development ComFB family protein — MNLKNLKEKQVMDVIDKILKNRDDVCKCNKCKLDIAAIALNNLKPKYVVTEKGSLYAKSNILDYQYDVDLIKEVTKAIEIVKEKPRHDETR; from the coding sequence ATGAATTTAAAAAACTTAAAAGAAAAGCAAGTTATGGATGTTATAGACAAAATCTTGAAAAATAGAGATGATGTTTGTAAATGCAATAAATGTAAATTGGATATTGCAGCTATTGCCTTAAATAATTTAAAACCTAAGTATGTAGTTACAGAAAAAGGAAGTCTCTATGCTAAATCAAACATATTAGATTATCAATATGATGTGGATTTAATAAAAGAGGTTACTAAAGCTATTGAGATCGTAAAAGAAAAACCTCGTCATGATGAAACAAGGTGA
- a CDS encoding shikimate kinase yields MKNIVLIGMSGAGKTVVGKCISKKMDFKFIDTDDIILKYTGKTIEDIFKYNGEDYFRQLESQVILKYCLGDKMVISTGGGAILKDINRKMLKKNGILFFLDGSIEVLISNIKASPSWEKNRPLLKEGDLYNNINRILKDRYKIYQQIADYIISIDNKSIEEIANEIIIIFKQYSYCS; encoded by the coding sequence TTGAAAAATATTGTATTAATTGGGATGAGTGGAGCTGGTAAAACAGTTGTTGGTAAATGTATTTCTAAAAAGATGGATTTTAAGTTTATAGATACAGACGATATAATATTGAAATATACAGGAAAGACTATAGAAGATATATTTAAATATAACGGAGAGGATTATTTTAGGCAATTGGAAAGTCAAGTAATACTTAAATATTGTTTAGGTGATAAAATGGTTATATCTACAGGTGGGGGTGCCATATTAAAAGATATTAATAGAAAAATGTTAAAGAAAAATGGAATTTTATTTTTTTTAGATGGAAGTATAGAGGTATTAATATCTAATATAAAAGCATCACCATCATGGGAAAAAAACAGACCCTTACTAAAAGAAGGTGATTTATATAACAATATAAATAGAATATTAAAAGATAGATATAAAATATATCAACAAATTGCAGATTATATAATTTCCATAGACAACAAGTCAATTGAGGAGATAGCAAACGAAATAATTATTATATTTAAACAATATAGTTATTGTAGTTAG
- the aroQ gene encoding type II 3-dehydroquinate dehydratase, with protein sequence MNILVIHGPNMNLLGKRDKTIYGTYTLEYIDELLYNRAKEYGMKLDIFQSNIEGEIINKLHQSLENNIKGIVINPGAYTHYSLAIRDALEILNIPIVEVHISNIYAREDFRKKSVIAPVCTGQISGFGIYSYILALEALYMMI encoded by the coding sequence ATGAATATATTGGTTATTCATGGTCCTAATATGAATTTATTAGGTAAAAGGGATAAAACAATATACGGAACATATACTTTAGAATATATAGATGAGCTACTTTATAATAGAGCCAAGGAATATGGTATGAAGTTGGATATATTTCAATCAAATATAGAAGGGGAGATTATAAATAAATTACACCAAAGTTTAGAAAATAATATTAAGGGTATTGTAATTAATCCAGGAGCATATACTCATTATAGTTTAGCTATAAGGGATGCTTTAGAAATATTAAATATTCCAATAGTTGAAGTGCACATATCTAATATATATGCTAGAGAAGATTTTAGGAAAAAATCTGTTATTGCTCCGGTATGTACAGGGCAAATATCAGGATTTGGAATATATAGCTATATATTAGCTTTAGAAGCATTGTATATGATGATATAA